From the Sphingomonas brevis genome, the window GGCAGTGGCCCGGGCCGATTGGCTCGCATCCGGTGGCTTGATGGCGATCGAGACCCAGCGAGGCGACGCAGTCGCGCCGCCCAAGGGCTGGGAGATCGATGCCGAGCGCGATGTCGGCCGGGCGCGGCTTACGCTTTTGCGCGCCTAGCGGGCTTGGCCGACTTCGCAGGCCTGGCGGGCTTCGCCGATTTGGCCGGCTTCGAGGGTTTCGACGGCTTCGACGGCTTCGAGGGCCTCTTGACGTCGGTGAACTCGCTGATCAGCCGAGCGCCAATTGCCGCAGCGGCAGCCTTCCCGGCGGATTTCACCGACTTTGACGAAACCTTCTTCTTGCCCGACAACCCTCCATCGGCAAGCGCGACGACTGCCGCAGTGGCGCCGAGGGCGAGCAGTTCCCCGACAAGCGGGTGATCGGCCAGCTTCCACAGCGCGTCAGCGGCATTGCCCGCCGCCTTCTTGACGGTCTTGCGCTTGGATTTGGGAGCGACCTTGGCGACGGCCTTCACCGCCTTGGCAACTTTCTTTTTCGCCTTCGGCGTCTTCGTCGTCGCTTTCGCCATGCTTGTCGCTCCTGTCGATTGGGTTATTCGGCTCTCGGTTCTTTCTCGACCATCCAGGTCTGGCCCTTGCTGACCAATGCCTGGAGGTCAGCGGCCTTGCCCTTCGCCGCGCCTTCATTCTGCTCGATCACCGCGCTGTCGAAGGTCGGTGCCGGGTCTTCGTAGAGCACGCCGAGCGCGACCGGGAATCCGACCGGCGGGAGCTCGGCCAGCATATAGGCCACCGAGCGATTCCTTGGGTCGTGGACAATCACCTCGTGGCTGTCGCCTTCAACCACCTTCAGCCGATGGTGTTCCATGTCGAGCGCGATGCCCTTTGTGCCGCCGGCGAACAGCATCTTTTCACCCGCAGCCAGCCACAGCTGCTTTTCCGCCGCGACCTCCTTCGAGGTGAAAGGCGCGAACACATCATCATTGTAGACGACGCAATTCTGGTAGATTTCAACGAAGCTGGCGCCGCGATGCGCATGCGCAGCCTTCAATACGTCGACCAGATTCTTGTGAACGTCGATGCCGCGGGCAACGAACCGCGCGCCCGAACCCAGCGCGTAGGAACATGGATTGACCGGCCGGTCGACCGATCCGAACGGAGTCGAGGGCGATCGCGTTCCGATCCGCGAGGTCGGCGAATATTGGCCCTTGGTCAGGCCGTAGATCTCATTGTTGAACAGGAGCAGCTGGCAATCGAGGTTGCGGCGCAGCAGGTGCATGGTGTGGTTGCCGCCGATCGACAGCGCGTCGCCATCGCCGGTGATGATCCACACATCGAGCTCTGGATTAGCGAGCTTGGTCCCGGTCGCCACCGCACAGGCACGGCCGTGAATCGTGTGGAAGCCGTAGCTCGCCATATAATAAGGAAAGCGGCTCGAGCAGCCGATGCCGGAGATGAACACCGTCTTCTCGCGCGCCGAGCCGAGGTCCGGCATGGTCCGCTGCACGGCCTTCAACACGGCATAGTCGCCGCAGCCCGGGCACCAGCGCACTTCCTGATCGCTGGCCCAATCCTTGGCGGTGGTAACTTTTGTGACTTCGTTCATACCAAATAACCGTTGAGCCAGAGATAGAGGAACACCACCAGCAGCAGCATGGCGATCAGCGGCCAGGGATTGATCGGTTTCATTGCCGTGCGTCCCGATCAAACGTCGCAAAAGTCGCGCTCACGACGCGCGCGCTAGGCGTGCGCGCGCGAGTCATGCCAGCGCCTCCTCGATCGCCGCTTCGATCTCGGCGATGGTGAAGGGCTGTCCCGACACTTTGTTTACCGGCCGAGCGTCGACCAGAAACTGGTCGCGCAGCACGGTCTTCAACTGGCCGCTGTTCATTTCGGGCACGATAATGCGCTCAAATCCCTTGAGTAGGACAGCGAGATTTTTCGGGAAGGGCGCGATGTAGCGGATGTGGATGTGCGCGACGTCCGCCCCGCGCGCCCGCGCCCGGCGAACCGCCTGGTGGATCGGGCCGAAGGTCGAGCCCCAGCCGACCACCGCCAGCTTGCCGCCTTCGTTGCCGAGGCAGATGTCCTGGTCCGGAATCGAGTTGGCCACCCCCGCGACCTTGGCCGCGCGCAGCCGGGTCATCTCGGCATGGGCCTCCGGCGAATAGTCGATATTGCCGCTGCCGGGGTTCTTCTCAATCCCGCCGATGCGATGCTCAAGGCCGGGCGTGCCGGGCTTGATCCACGGCCGCGCCAGGTCATCGTTCCGCTCATAGGGCAGGACCTGGTCGTTGTCCGCGGCGGGAGCGGCGGCATATTTGACCGGGAACGGCGTATAGCCGCTCATGTCCGGCACCTTCCACGGCTCGGCCGCATTGGCGATATAGCCGTCGGTCAGCAGCATCACCGGCGTCATGTAGCGGGTGGCGATCCGAACGGCTTCGATCGCGCAATCGAACGCATCGGCCGGCGAACGGGCGGCGATCACGGGCATCGGCGCGTCGCCGTTGCGACCATAGACCGCCTGGTAAAGGTCGCTCTGTTCGGTCTTGGTCGGAAGGCCGGTCGACGGCCCCCCGCGCTGCGAATTGACGATCACCAGCGGCAGCTCGGTCATCACCGCCAGCCCCATCGCTTCGCCCTTCAAGGCAATGCCCGGCCCGGACGACGACGTGACGCCCAACTGCCCGGCGTAGCTGGCGCCGATCGTCGCGCAGATCGCGGCAATCTCATCCTCCGCCTGGAAGGTGGTGATGCCATATTCCTTGAGCCGCGACAGATGATGCAGGATCGCCGAGGCCGGCGTGATCGGATAGCCGCCGAAGAACATTTTGAGTCCGGCGAGCTGCGCGCCCGCAATCAGGCCCAGCGACAGCGATTCCGCGCCGGTTACCGTGCGATAAAGGCCCGGTTCCGCCGGTGCCGGATCGACGTGCCGCTGGCGAACCTGGCCGCCAATCTCGGCGGTTTCTCCATAGGCATGGCCGGCATTGAGCGCCGCGATATTGGCTTCGGCCAGTTCGGGGCTCTTCGCGAACTTCGAGATGAGCCAGTCGACGATCGGCTGGCGGTCGCGGTCGAACATCCACAGCGCCAGGCCAAGCGTCCACATATTCTTGCAGCGCAGCGCCTCCTTGTTGCCAAGGCCGAACGGTTTCACCGCATCGAGGGTCAGCTGTGAGATATTGAAATGGACCAGCTGCCATTTGGCGAGGCTGCCGTCCTCGAGCGGATTTTGCTCATAGCCCGCCTTGGTCAGGTTGCGGGGCGTGAACTCGCCTTCATCGGCGATGATCAACCCGCCCTCACGCAGCGCGTTGGCATTCATCTTGAGCGCGGCCGGGTTCATCGCGATCAGGACGTCGGGCGCATCGCCTGCCGTATCGATCGCCGACGAGCCAAAATTGATCTGGAAGGCGGAAACGCCGAAAGTCGTGCCCTGCGGCGCTCGGATTTCCGCCGGGAAGTCGGGGAAGGTCGCGAGGTCGTTGCCGGCAAGTGCGGTCGAGAGCGTGAACTGACCACCGGTTAGCTGCATTCCGTCGCCGGAATCCCCGGCAAAGCGGACAACGACCGCTTCCTGTGGCGGATGGGATCGTGCTTCTTCGTCGGTAACGTTGTGGGTGGCCGTGGCCATGCTAGTCCTTCAGATGTCTGGCTTTGTTTCCACAATAGGACTGCGCGGGTGATTCCGCCACCTTCTTGTGAGAGAGAATCAGGCTTGTGAGATAGAATCAGGCTACCGCCAGCCGGGCCTTCCAGTCGATCCGGCTCAACATCATAACCGAAATCGCATAAGCCAGCGCAATCCCTGCCGCGACCGCGCCCATGCGGTTCGAGGGGACCAGATGCCAGGCGGCGATCACGAACATGATCCGCATGGCGAGGTGGATGTATCCGACGGGGTGGTTGAGGGTCCAGGAGAAGATCACCCAGTGCAGCGCGAAGCAGATCCCGATCGTGACCGGGAAGAGCTCTGGCGCGTAGATCCACACCATGATGTGCACCGACCAGGTTGCCAGTGCCATCCAACGCCCTTTGGCCGCCAGGCCGAACAGCGGGTTGGCAACCGGATCGCCCAATTCCTCGCCGCGCAGCTTCATCATCAGCGCACCGATCGGCATGATCGACCAAAAGCACAGAGTCAGGACCAGATTGTGCCAACGCGGATCGACTAGCAGGCTCAGCAGCGCTGCCGCCGAGTAAGCAATGATGCCGGTGATCGGCAGCGCCAGCGAGCCATTGCGGCGGGTGATGAAGTCGAGGCGCATTTCTTCAAAGGTCATCCTATCCCTCCCGATCCGCTAATTTATCGTCCGCCCCGTACGCCGCCGCCATGCTTCCCTCCAGCGGGTGAATGGAGTTAAATCAATATTTCCGGGTGGGGCGAAGGCAATGATCTTCAAACGCGCCGTCGCGAAGCTTCGCGCGCAAGACTGGGTGGCAATCGCAATCGAACTTGCGATCGTCATCATCGGCGTGTTCGTCGGCATTCAAGCCGCCAACTGGAATCAGTCCCGAGCAGAAAAGCGCGAGGCCGAGCGCCTGCTGGGCGAATTAAAGCCTGCTCTCCACAATTTCGTGAACTATTTCGATACAGCCAAACCCTATTATGAGACCACGCGCCGCTATGCAGACGTCGCTTTCGGCGGATGGCGCCGTGATCCCAGCGTCAGCGACAAGCAGTTCGTCATCGCCGCCTATCAGGCCAGCCAAATCTATGTTCTGGGACTCAATGGCAGCAGCTGGACGGCCATTTTCGGTAGTGAACGACTTCCCAACATTGACGATGGCGAGGTGCGCGACGAGCTCGCCTCGCTGATGACGCTCAATTACCAGTCGATCGAAGCGGAGCTTTCGACGGTCTATCGCGAACATGTGCGGCAGGTCATCCCGGAGGACATCCAGGACGCGATCCGGTCGCATTGCGGCGACAGGCCAATCCCGAACCAGCCGCTAAACGTCCAGTTGCCGGCGAGTTGCGACCTCGACCTGCAACCCGCGCGCTTTGCCGCAGCAGCGGCTGAGCTCCGAACCCGCCCCGAACTGGCCGGGGACCTCCGCTGGCATCAATCCAGCGTCGCGGGGTTCCTCGCCGACATGGGCGCTGTTGAGGCGCTGACCCGGGACTTGCTGTACCGGATCGAACATAAGTCCGCTTGACCGGTGGCCGTAGCTTGGCTCCTTCGCTAAGCAATCCGGATGACCGACGACCATCTCTATCGCCGCGGGGTCGGCGTAATGCTGCTGAATGCCGACAACCTCGTGTTCGTCGGACGGCGGATCGATAATCGCGACGAGGCATGGCAGATGCCGCAGGGCGGGATCGACAAGGGCGAGAAGCCTTGGCCGGCCGCGCTACGCGAGCTGCAAGAAGAGACCGGCATCAGGCCCAGGCTGGTCGAGAAAATCGCCAGCCATCCCCAGCCGTTGCGCTACGAAATTCCCGACGCGATCGCCTTGCGTCTGTGGGACGGCAAGTGGATAGGACAGCTCCAGGACTGGTACCTTGCCCGCTTCCTCGGCACCGACGACGACATCGACATCGCCACCAAGCATCCCGAGTTCAGCCACTGGAAATGGGCCGAGCCTCATTTGCTCCCGGAGTTGATCGTGCCGTTCAAGCGCGACCTTTACCGCGAGCTATTGCGCGGCTTCGCCGAATATCTTTGAGCTAGGCTCGCTTCTGATCGGCGGTGAAGTAACCGATTCCGCCACCGACGATGGCGCCCAGGATCGGGCCGATAAAGGGCAGCGGAATGGCGACCACCGCGCCGATCGCTGCGGCGATGGCTGTGCGTTTGGCCAATGGATTCTCCAACATCGTCGAGCCTCCTATTTCTGTATTATATATATAATACACAGACCCCCTCCTGCAAGACCGTTGCCCGTCATGCCAGCGAAGGCTGGCATCCATGTGGAAGCAGCAATACCTGTTGAACGCCGAGTCCGACATGGGCCCCAGCCGGCGCTGGGGCGACGGGTGGTAAAGCGCATTTTGCCACGCTAGAGCGCAGCCCATGGGGGCGCTGACAAGCCAGGAACGCGATTGCGTCGACGCGGCATCTGCCGCGGACATGCTCGCGCAGGTCGAGAATTGGGCCAACGTCAATTCGGGCTCGCGCAATATCGAGGGTCTCGGGACGATCGGCGCGCGCCTCGCCGGCGCCTTTGCCGATCTGCCGGGCGAAATCGCCATGCGCGATCCGGCACAGGTCGAGGCGATCGATGCGTCGGGCAAGGCCTATGACGTTCCCCACGGCAAGAACCTCCACCTAAAGGTCCGCCCGGACGCGCCGGTCCAGCTGCTTTTCACCGGCCACATGGACACGGTGTTCGCCATCGATCACCCGTTCCAATCGCTGCGCTGGCTGGAGCCGGGCAAGGTGCTGGGCGGCCCCGGCGTGGCCGACATGAAGGGCGGAATCGCAGTCATGCTAGCGGCGCTGAAGGCGATCGAGGCAAGCCCGGCAGCAAGCGTGCTCGGCTATGAAGTGGTGATCAATTCGGACGAGGAGGTCGGCTCGCTGGGCTCCGCCGCCCTCATCGCCGAGTCCGCTCGCGGAAAGCGCGCGGCACTGACCTATGAACCTTCCGCCCTGCCGGATGGCACATTGGCCGGCGCGCGTCCGGGCAGCGGCAATTTCTCGTTCACGGTGCACGGCAAGTCGGCCCATGCCGGCCGCAATCCCGAAGATGGCCGCAACGCGCTGATCGCCGCGGCGGACCTCGCCATGCGCTTGAAGGCGGCGGTCGGTCCGGGCCTCAACGTCAACCCGGCCAGGATCGACGGCGGGTCGCCCAACAATGTGGTCCCGGACCTCGCCATCTTGCGCGTCAATGTTCGACCCGAAACGCTCGATGACCAGGCCCGGGCGCAGCAGCTGATTGATGCTGCCGTTGCCGCCATTGCGAAGGAGCATGATCTCACCATCAGTTCCCACGGCCATTTCGCCCGGCCGCCCAAGCCGATGACCCCCGAGATGGAGTCTTTGTTCGGCCTGGTGAAGCAGGCCGGCGCCGACCTCGGTCAATCGATAGGGTGGAAGTCGACCGGCGGGGTATGCGATGGCAATAATATCGCCGCCTGCGGCGTGCCCGTGATCGACACCATGGGCGTGCGCGGTGGAAGCATTCATTCGATGGAGGAATATCTGATCGTCGACAGCCTTGCCGAGCGCGCAGCCCTGTCGGCGCTTACGATCCTGCGATTGGCGGAGGGCGCATGAGCTATCGCATCCGCGCCGCCGGGCCCGACGATTTTCGCGCCTTCTACGACCTCGCCAAGCTGACCGGCGGCGGGTTCACCAACCTGCCCGCCGAAAAGGCGACACTCGAGGCCAAGCTGGAGCGGTCCGAAGCCGGTTTCAGCCGCGTCGGCGAAAATCCGTCGGACGATCTCTATGTCTTCATGCTCGAGGATTTCCGCACCGGTGCGATCCGCGGCACGTGCCAGATTTTCGGTGCGGTCGGCACTGACCGGCCATTCTACAGCTATTTGATTTCGACCCTCACACAAAAGAGCGAAGAGCTGGGGCGGATCTTTCGCAACCAGACGCTCAACCTTACCACCGACCTTGAAGGGTTCAGCGAAGTCGGCGGGCTGTTCCTTCATCCGCAGGAACGTGCCGGCGGCCTCGGCATGCTGCTCGCCCGGTCGCGTTACCTGTTCATCAAGCAGCACCGTCCGCGGTTCGGCGACTCCGTATTGGCGGAGTTGCGCGGAGTGATGGACCAGGCCGGCCATTCGCCCTTCTGGGATGCGCTCGGCGGGCGCTTTTTCGGCATGACCTTTCCCGAGGCTGACGAATTCAACGCGGTACACGGGACCCAATTCATCGCTGACCTTTTCCCGAAGTCGCCAATCTACGTCTCCATGCTTCCGGAAAGCGCCAAGGCCGTCATCGGCCAGCCGCACCCGACCGGCCGGGCTGCGCTCAAGATGCTGGAGAATGAGAATTTCGACTGGGACGGCTACGTCGACATATTCGACGGCGGGCCGACGGTCACGGCGCGGACCGACAAGATCAAGACGGTTGTCGAAGGCGATTGGCTCTTGGTCGGCGGCACCAACGGCGGCGGCGACAATACAATGATGCTGGCCACCGGCGTGATGCACGATTTCGTCTGTTGCTACAGCCACGCGTCCCAGAACGAAAACGGCGAGCTGATCATCGATGCCGAAGCAATGGAAATGCTCGGCGTCGGGCCAGGCGACCGCGTGCTGGCAGTCAGTCGATGATCCGAGAGATCAACTTCGACGGAATCGTCGGGCCAAGCCACAATTACTCGGGCCTCAGCCTCGGCAATCTCGCCGCGACCCGCAACGCCGGTCATGTGTCGCGGCCCCGCGCCGCCGCGCTGCAGGGCATCGACAAGATGAGGTCGAACCTGGCGTTGGGGCTGGTTCAGGGCCTCTTCGTGCCGCAACCGCGCCCGGCCGGCGAATGGCTATCCGATCTGGGTACGACCATCGAAGGCGCCGATCGGCACATTGCGGCCAATGCGATGAGCGCATCGTCAATGTGGGCGGCCAACGCCGCGACGGTCAGCCCCTCGCCCGATACCGCCGACGGCAAGTGCCACCTGACGGTCGCCAATTTGAAGACCATGCCGCACCGCAGCCACGAATGGCCAGCGACGCTGGCGCAGTTGCGTCTCGCCTTTGCCGGCGATGCGTTCGCGGTCCACGGACCGGTCCCGCCGGCGTTCGGCGATGAAGGCGCGGCCAATCACATGCGGCTAGCGCCGTCGCATGGCGAACCGGGCGTCGAGGTATTCGTTTTTGGCGTATCCGGCGGCCCCTTCCCCGCCCGCCAGCATGTCGAAGCGTCGAAGGCGATCGCTCGCCTCCACCGGCTCGATCCCGGACGGACGATCTTCGCCGCGCAGAGCGAGGAAGCGATCGCGGCCGGTGCCTTCCACAACGACGTCGTCGCAGTCGCCAATGGGCCCGTCCTGTTCGCTCACGAGAAGGCATTTGCGGATCGCGACGAGCTGGTCGCCCAATTGTCAGCCAGCCTGCCTCATTTCGAGCTGGTCGAAGTGCCCGATGCGGAAGTGCCGCTGGCCGACGCGGTCAAAAGCTATTTGTTCAACGCCCAGCTGGTCACCCCGCCTGATGGAGCCATGACGCTGGTCGCGCCGACCGAATGCCGCGATACGCCATCGGTGGCGTCCTGGATCGAGCGGCACCTCGCCTCCAATGGCGCCATCCGCCAGGTCAATTTCGTCGATGTCCGCCAGTCGATGGCCAATGGCGGCGGGCCGGCATGCCTTCGCCTTCGGGTCCAGTGCGACCCGGCCGATGTCGACCCTCGCTTCCTGGTCGACGATGCCAAGCTGGATCGCCTCGCCAAGGTAATCGGCGACCGTTGGCCGAATGAAATCGCGTCAGACGAGATCCAGTCTCAATCGCTCGTCGGTGCGGTTGTCCAGGCGCGTGCGGCGCTGCTGGATGCGCTGGAGCTATCGGAACTCGGCTAGTCCGTTTTGGGACAGCCGTGACAAGGCCATTCGACCCGACTCATTTTCTCGGTTAGCAATGCAGAGTTAAAGGACAGGTAACCATTGTCCTTAATCGGGAAAGGGCGGAA encodes:
- a CDS encoding RNA pyrophosphohydrolase, translating into MTDDHLYRRGVGVMLLNADNLVFVGRRIDNRDEAWQMPQGGIDKGEKPWPAALRELQEETGIRPRLVEKIASHPQPLRYEIPDAIALRLWDGKWIGQLQDWYLARFLGTDDDIDIATKHPEFSHWKWAEPHLLPELIVPFKRDLYRELLRGFAEYL
- a CDS encoding 2-oxoacid:ferredoxin oxidoreductase subunit beta: MNEVTKVTTAKDWASDQEVRWCPGCGDYAVLKAVQRTMPDLGSAREKTVFISGIGCSSRFPYYMASYGFHTIHGRACAVATGTKLANPELDVWIITGDGDALSIGGNHTMHLLRRNLDCQLLLFNNEIYGLTKGQYSPTSRIGTRSPSTPFGSVDRPVNPCSYALGSGARFVARGIDVHKNLVDVLKAAHAHRGASFVEIYQNCVVYNDDVFAPFTSKEVAAEKQLWLAAGEKMLFAGGTKGIALDMEHHRLKVVEGDSHEVIVHDPRNRSVAYMLAELPPVGFPVALGVLYEDPAPTFDSAVIEQNEGAAKGKAADLQALVSKGQTWMVEKEPRAE
- a CDS encoding DUF7010 family protein codes for the protein MTFEEMRLDFITRRNGSLALPITGIIAYSAAALLSLLVDPRWHNLVLTLCFWSIMPIGALMMKLRGEELGDPVANPLFGLAAKGRWMALATWSVHIMVWIYAPELFPVTIGICFALHWVIFSWTLNHPVGYIHLAMRIMFVIAAWHLVPSNRMGAVAAGIALAYAISVMMLSRIDWKARLAVA
- a CDS encoding 2-oxoacid:acceptor oxidoreductase subunit alpha, yielding MATATHNVTDEEARSHPPQEAVVVRFAGDSGDGMQLTGGQFTLSTALAGNDLATFPDFPAEIRAPQGTTFGVSAFQINFGSSAIDTAGDAPDVLIAMNPAALKMNANALREGGLIIADEGEFTPRNLTKAGYEQNPLEDGSLAKWQLVHFNISQLTLDAVKPFGLGNKEALRCKNMWTLGLALWMFDRDRQPIVDWLISKFAKSPELAEANIAALNAGHAYGETAEIGGQVRQRHVDPAPAEPGLYRTVTGAESLSLGLIAGAQLAGLKMFFGGYPITPASAILHHLSRLKEYGITTFQAEDEIAAICATIGASYAGQLGVTSSSGPGIALKGEAMGLAVMTELPLVIVNSQRGGPSTGLPTKTEQSDLYQAVYGRNGDAPMPVIAARSPADAFDCAIEAVRIATRYMTPVMLLTDGYIANAAEPWKVPDMSGYTPFPVKYAAAPAADNDQVLPYERNDDLARPWIKPGTPGLEHRIGGIEKNPGSGNIDYSPEAHAEMTRLRAAKVAGVANSIPDQDICLGNEGGKLAVVGWGSTFGPIHQAVRRARARGADVAHIHIRYIAPFPKNLAVLLKGFERIIVPEMNSGQLKTVLRDQFLVDARPVNKVSGQPFTIAEIEAAIEEALA
- a CDS encoding hydrolase, giving the protein MGALTSQERDCVDAASAADMLAQVENWANVNSGSRNIEGLGTIGARLAGAFADLPGEIAMRDPAQVEAIDASGKAYDVPHGKNLHLKVRPDAPVQLLFTGHMDTVFAIDHPFQSLRWLEPGKVLGGPGVADMKGGIAVMLAALKAIEASPAASVLGYEVVINSDEEVGSLGSAALIAESARGKRAALTYEPSALPDGTLAGARPGSGNFSFTVHGKSAHAGRNPEDGRNALIAAADLAMRLKAAVGPGLNVNPARIDGGSPNNVVPDLAILRVNVRPETLDDQARAQQLIDAAVAAIAKEHDLTISSHGHFARPPKPMTPEMESLFGLVKQAGADLGQSIGWKSTGGVCDGNNIAACGVPVIDTMGVRGGSIHSMEEYLIVDSLAERAALSALTILRLAEGA
- a CDS encoding N-succinylarginine dihydrolase, which produces MIREINFDGIVGPSHNYSGLSLGNLAATRNAGHVSRPRAAALQGIDKMRSNLALGLVQGLFVPQPRPAGEWLSDLGTTIEGADRHIAANAMSASSMWAANAATVSPSPDTADGKCHLTVANLKTMPHRSHEWPATLAQLRLAFAGDAFAVHGPVPPAFGDEGAANHMRLAPSHGEPGVEVFVFGVSGGPFPARQHVEASKAIARLHRLDPGRTIFAAQSEEAIAAGAFHNDVVAVANGPVLFAHEKAFADRDELVAQLSASLPHFELVEVPDAEVPLADAVKSYLFNAQLVTPPDGAMTLVAPTECRDTPSVASWIERHLASNGAIRQVNFVDVRQSMANGGGPACLRLRVQCDPADVDPRFLVDDAKLDRLAKVIGDRWPNEIASDEIQSQSLVGAVVQARAALLDALELSELG
- a CDS encoding arginine N-succinyltransferase, with the protein product MSYRIRAAGPDDFRAFYDLAKLTGGGFTNLPAEKATLEAKLERSEAGFSRVGENPSDDLYVFMLEDFRTGAIRGTCQIFGAVGTDRPFYSYLISTLTQKSEELGRIFRNQTLNLTTDLEGFSEVGGLFLHPQERAGGLGMLLARSRYLFIKQHRPRFGDSVLAELRGVMDQAGHSPFWDALGGRFFGMTFPEADEFNAVHGTQFIADLFPKSPIYVSMLPESAKAVIGQPHPTGRAALKMLENENFDWDGYVDIFDGGPTVTARTDKIKTVVEGDWLLVGGTNGGGDNTMMLATGVMHDFVCCYSHASQNENGELIIDAEAMEMLGVGPGDRVLAVSR